The following proteins are co-located in the Spirosoma montaniterrae genome:
- a CDS encoding 4'-phosphopantetheinyl transferase family protein, which yields MQPSHAPAIVQCIDLPTICWQADVVFSLRSGPAVFRFRVTDDQAIVSALFGMLPPNEQTRAMRYQQPADRLRFVTGRGLLRLLIHRYTGLRPIDVPLVAGHNQKPALANRPDFQFNVSHAGEWLLLAFGHQPIGIDVEPIRTDFAFADMLPTSFSIDEQHWINAADSPSKAFFDLWTRKEALAKAVAKGIDDDFARLPCLTGQHILPAHWIANTDLWHVYGFSVANDYVAALAYPLATSYPQFFSLDKTSIITNVYDA from the coding sequence ATGCAGCCATCTCACGCTCCTGCCATTGTTCAGTGCATTGATTTGCCAACCATTTGCTGGCAGGCTGATGTAGTATTTTCACTACGTAGTGGCCCGGCTGTTTTTCGATTTCGAGTAACTGACGATCAGGCTATTGTGTCGGCTTTGTTCGGTATGCTGCCCCCCAACGAGCAGACACGGGCCATGCGCTACCAGCAGCCTGCCGACCGGCTGCGCTTCGTGACGGGCCGGGGGCTGCTTCGTCTGCTTATTCACCGCTACACCGGCCTGCGTCCTATCGACGTGCCGCTTGTGGCCGGGCACAACCAAAAACCAGCCTTAGCAAACCGACCTGATTTTCAGTTCAATGTGTCGCACGCGGGCGAGTGGCTGCTGCTGGCGTTCGGGCATCAGCCGATTGGTATAGACGTTGAGCCGATTCGGACTGATTTTGCCTTTGCCGACATGCTCCCCACCAGTTTTTCCATTGACGAACAGCACTGGATAAACGCAGCCGATAGCCCGTCGAAGGCATTTTTCGACCTCTGGACCCGGAAAGAAGCTCTTGCCAAAGCAGTCGCCAAAGGCATTGACGACGATTTTGCCCGGCTCCCCTGCCTGACGGGGCAACACATACTGCCCGCACATTGGATTGCCAACACCGACTTATGGCACGTCTACGGGTTTTCGGTGGCTAACGATTATGTAGCTGCACTCGCGTATCCACTCGCCACAAGTTACCCTCAGTTTTTTTCGCTCGACAAAACAAGTATCATCACAAACGTATATGACGCCTAA
- a CDS encoding glycosyltransferase family 4 protein, translating into MRIGIEAQRLLRPHKHGMDIVALEALRALVQHPEHEFFVFVKPDTARAGLPTAPNLTLIELPGGPYPIWEQYALPKAVRDYNLDLLHCTANTAPVRCSVPVVLTLHDIIFLEKAVVGGNWYQRLGNLYRRWNVLNVVKTAHQIITVSDFERQRIIDHMHIDPARIVTIHNAVSPAFRLVDEPARLADVRVRYKLPDQFIFFLGNTDPKKNVPNVLKALLLLKKRGQLSLPFVMSNVSRAYVEGLLNSIGGQTLSENIILSGYIPNAELPLVYNCATVFMCPSLRESFGLPILESMACGTPVLTASTSAMPEVAGDAALLADPASPRAMADQLHRLLTDAGLRADLRRRGLARAAGFSWQHTACKLLEVYKNCR; encoded by the coding sequence ATGCGAATTGGCATTGAAGCCCAGCGACTGTTACGCCCACACAAACACGGGATGGACATCGTTGCTTTAGAGGCACTCCGGGCTTTAGTACAACACCCGGAGCATGAGTTTTTTGTGTTTGTGAAACCCGATACGGCCCGCGCCGGTTTGCCCACTGCGCCGAATCTGACACTGATTGAGTTGCCCGGTGGACCGTACCCAATCTGGGAGCAGTACGCCCTGCCCAAAGCCGTTCGCGACTACAACCTCGACCTGCTGCACTGCACGGCCAACACCGCGCCCGTGCGCTGTTCGGTGCCGGTCGTGCTAACGTTGCACGACATCATTTTTCTGGAAAAAGCGGTAGTAGGCGGCAATTGGTATCAGCGATTGGGCAACCTGTACCGACGCTGGAACGTGCTGAACGTGGTAAAAACGGCCCACCAGATTATTACGGTTTCGGATTTTGAACGGCAGCGCATCATCGACCACATGCACATCGATCCGGCGCGTATTGTCACGATTCACAACGCCGTAAGTCCGGCATTTCGGCTTGTCGACGAACCGGCCCGGCTGGCCGACGTTCGGGTACGTTACAAACTGCCCGATCAGTTTATTTTTTTCCTCGGCAACACCGACCCGAAAAAGAACGTACCGAATGTATTGAAAGCCTTGTTGTTACTGAAAAAACGGGGGCAACTTTCTTTGCCCTTCGTGATGTCGAACGTATCAAGAGCCTATGTTGAGGGGCTGCTGAACAGCATTGGCGGGCAAACGCTTTCGGAAAATATTATCCTGAGCGGCTACATTCCCAACGCCGAATTGCCATTGGTGTACAACTGCGCTACGGTCTTCATGTGCCCGTCGCTCCGCGAAAGTTTCGGCTTGCCTATTCTGGAGTCGATGGCCTGCGGAACGCCCGTACTAACGGCCAGCACGTCGGCCATGCCCGAAGTAGCGGGCGATGCGGCTCTGCTGGCCGACCCGGCTTCACCGCGGGCGATGGCCGACCAGCTTCACCGGCTGCTTACCGACGCCGGTCTGCGAGCCGATTTACGCCGTCGGGGACTGGCCCGCGCGGCTGGGTTTTCGTGGCAACACACGGCCTGTAAGCTGCTGGAGGTGTACAAAAATTGTCGTTGA
- a CDS encoding gliding motility-associated C-terminal domain-containing protein: protein MDSFTGRAQTCTNQTGNLLLNETFGQGNNRPSLVGKMTYAYTDDPCPVDGKYTVTNRVDGNCFLTAWHSIGQDHTGNANGNLLIINASAEPGVFYQQSADGLCGGASYEFSVWGINLLEPGSCTTTLPPYLAVSVESASGRVLEQVDLGIIPETTQPTWTRYAAVFTVPDTDERVIIKLINKQGEAGCGNDMALDDLQLRQCTSCTPLSVFAPDAFTPNNDGLNDEFVVRLRGVYSYNLNIYDRWGSVVFSSNTLSDRWNGTYNGALCLPGAYSWVVSYQFAGSSEVSEQYVQKGRVLLLR from the coding sequence ATGGATTCATTTACAGGCCGGGCACAAACGTGTACTAATCAGACGGGTAATCTACTGCTTAACGAAACGTTTGGGCAGGGCAATAACCGCCCGTCGCTGGTTGGCAAAATGACCTATGCGTACACAGACGACCCATGCCCTGTTGATGGTAAATACACTGTAACCAACCGCGTAGATGGCAACTGTTTTCTGACAGCATGGCATTCAATCGGTCAGGACCACACCGGAAATGCTAATGGTAATCTGTTGATAATCAACGCGTCGGCTGAGCCGGGCGTCTTCTATCAGCAATCTGCCGATGGGCTATGTGGCGGTGCAAGCTACGAATTTTCGGTCTGGGGCATCAACCTGCTCGAACCCGGTTCCTGCACAACGACCCTGCCGCCCTATCTGGCCGTTAGCGTGGAGTCGGCGAGTGGGCGGGTGCTGGAACAGGTCGATCTGGGTATTATTCCGGAAACAACGCAACCGACCTGGACACGATACGCGGCTGTGTTTACAGTACCCGATACCGACGAGCGGGTGATTATCAAACTCATAAACAAACAGGGCGAAGCGGGCTGCGGTAACGACATGGCCCTCGATGACCTGCAACTGCGGCAATGTACGTCCTGTACGCCCCTGTCCGTATTTGCGCCAGATGCATTTACGCCCAACAACGACGGCCTGAACGACGAGTTTGTGGTGCGGCTTCGGGGCGTTTATTCATATAATCTCAACATTTATGATCGCTGGGGGAGTGTTGTTTTCTCCAGCAACACGCTGTCTGACCGCTGGAATGGCACGTATAATGGCGCACTTTGCTTGCCAGGTGCCTACAGTTGGGTTGTTAGCTATCAGTTTGCCGGATCGTCGGAGGTGTCGGAGCAGTATGTACAGAAAGGTCGTGTATTATTATTGCGGTAG
- a CDS encoding MOP flippase family protein codes for MSNTSKAMNGGKWITLSTVIFTLLQFGQVAVLARLLHPADFGIVSVSGLIIAFFGIFSNLGFANSIIYKQEDNQRVLSTLYYLNLLVGFIIFGLVHLSVPLIVLFYKEPRLEPVIRLASFYFLIVFFGQMFHFLLEKELRFRSVALIDIGGGLIGTAATVTLAYKGYHEMSLIAGSLVGQTFRTMLQIIAGWGLLKLKWVFLFRDIREHLRFGLYNIGDGLLGFVQGNSDNIFIGGLLGVEQLGYYTIAYQLAIFPITKLNPIILQVAYPILAKMKDNVASLRGSYLKILDFISYCNMPLLAGLFITADSVIPLIYGPGWEETIHLIRIFIFVSLLTCISHPMYTLAFTRGKPNLLFYLNLGTLIVKIPIVYVLGKYMGVTGAALALLLATLFNLMANFVVVHKLIGPFFSDFLRNIAKPALFSLIMVGVVLAYKVTVGNDGIGHTAVQVILGGLTYAGLTLAFKMSFAEIRNYQQAM; via the coding sequence ATGAGTAATACCAGTAAAGCCATGAACGGGGGAAAATGGATTACCCTGTCTACGGTCATTTTTACCCTGCTTCAGTTCGGTCAGGTAGCCGTATTGGCCCGGCTGCTCCATCCGGCTGACTTTGGCATTGTCAGCGTTAGTGGGCTGATTATTGCTTTTTTTGGTATTTTCTCCAATCTGGGCTTTGCTAACTCGATCATTTACAAACAGGAGGATAATCAGCGGGTATTGTCTACCCTCTATTACCTTAACCTGCTGGTAGGGTTTATCATATTCGGGCTGGTTCATTTGAGCGTACCGCTCATTGTGCTGTTTTACAAAGAGCCTCGCTTAGAGCCAGTTATCCGGTTAGCTTCCTTCTACTTTCTGATTGTCTTCTTCGGACAGATGTTTCATTTTCTGCTGGAGAAAGAGCTTCGTTTTCGCTCGGTAGCGTTAATCGATATTGGTGGTGGCCTGATCGGAACAGCGGCTACCGTAACGCTGGCCTACAAAGGCTATCACGAAATGTCGCTTATTGCCGGTTCGCTGGTAGGGCAGACCTTTCGGACAATGTTGCAGATTATTGCCGGCTGGGGCTTGCTGAAACTCAAGTGGGTTTTTCTATTTCGCGACATTCGCGAACACTTGCGTTTTGGACTCTACAACATTGGCGATGGCTTGCTTGGCTTTGTGCAGGGTAACTCCGACAATATTTTTATCGGCGGTCTGCTGGGCGTCGAGCAGTTGGGTTATTATACCATTGCGTATCAGTTGGCTATTTTCCCAATCACTAAACTGAACCCGATTATTTTACAGGTGGCCTACCCGATTCTGGCAAAAATGAAGGATAACGTAGCCAGTTTGCGCGGGTCGTACCTGAAAATATTAGATTTTATCAGCTACTGCAACATGCCGTTGCTGGCCGGGTTATTTATCACGGCAGACAGCGTTATCCCGCTCATTTACGGGCCGGGCTGGGAGGAAACGATTCACCTGATCCGAATTTTTATTTTTGTCAGCCTGCTAACCTGCATCAGCCACCCAATGTATACGCTGGCTTTCACACGCGGCAAGCCGAATTTGCTTTTTTACCTGAATCTGGGAACGCTGATTGTCAAAATCCCAATCGTATACGTACTGGGTAAGTACATGGGCGTTACGGGGGCCGCGCTGGCTCTGCTACTGGCAACCCTGTTCAACCTCATGGCTAACTTTGTGGTGGTGCATAAGCTAATCGGTCCGTTTTTCAGCGATTTTCTCCGCAACATTGCCAAACCGGCTCTGTTTTCCCTGATTATGGTAGGGGTGGTACTGGCCTATAAAGTAACCGTTGGCAACGACGGCATCGGGCACACAGCCGTGCAGGTGATTCTTGGAGGGCTTACCTATGCCGGGTTGACGTTAGCATTTAAAATGTCGTTCGCCGAAATCAGAAACTACCAACAGGCCATGTAA